One region of Dehalococcoidia bacterium genomic DNA includes:
- a CDS encoding helix-turn-helix domain-containing protein encodes MQSGIHMNILSNVAALVIGIASILTFYTALLHVTRKKVNNTYKFRIIRDVMVGIQSLQLCFVAMNLQFEYPFLLYPLLTLLFISGSLNYIRYFMFFYPGGKIPLRLILQMTPAAIILVAETWFYFIDTGANKAVVISIFADPTGNPITLVFVAGVLVLLVQYVLLLRLESGFINIATMREPVRVSIVLTLFYMADIILITTGFILANSAVMDTGIMLIGLTGLTYLLFENRYPHFYQLVAREEKQQKYRKSLIQGLSTNKIIQRLRELMEEDKIYRQFELKLDEVASMLFITPHQLSEFINDHIGMNFSSYVNNYRVEEAKELLISNPDQSALSIGLEVGFGSKPSFNTIFKQKTGMTPLEYRKKGIAI; translated from the coding sequence ATGCAAAGCGGTATCCACATGAACATTTTATCCAACGTGGCGGCACTGGTCATCGGCATAGCCTCCATATTGACCTTCTACACGGCCCTTTTACACGTCACCCGCAAAAAGGTCAATAACACCTATAAATTCAGAATTATCCGGGACGTGATGGTCGGCATCCAATCCCTTCAACTGTGTTTCGTGGCGATGAACCTGCAGTTCGAGTATCCCTTTCTGCTGTATCCATTGCTTACGCTGCTGTTCATATCCGGCTCGCTCAATTACATACGATATTTCATGTTTTTCTACCCCGGAGGGAAAATACCCCTTCGCCTGATATTGCAGATGACCCCGGCTGCGATCATACTGGTAGCTGAAACATGGTTCTACTTTATCGATACGGGCGCAAACAAGGCCGTTGTAATCAGCATATTCGCGGACCCGACCGGCAATCCGATCACGCTCGTGTTCGTGGCGGGTGTACTCGTTCTGCTCGTTCAATATGTGTTGCTGCTGCGTCTCGAGTCGGGGTTCATCAACATCGCCACTATGCGTGAACCCGTCCGGGTCTCCATCGTCCTTACCCTGTTTTATATGGCGGATATCATCCTGATCACAACCGGTTTCATCCTGGCCAACAGCGCGGTCATGGATACAGGCATCATGTTGATCGGACTTACGGGTCTTACCTACCTGCTGTTTGAAAACAGGTATCCCCATTTTTACCAGCTCGTCGCACGGGAGGAGAAGCAACAAAAATATCGTAAGTCGCTGATCCAGGGTCTTAGCACCAATAAAATAATTCAGCGCCTGCGTGAATTGATGGAGGAAGATAAGATATATCGGCAATTCGAATTAAAGCTCGATGAAGTTGCCTCCATGCTTTTCATAACCCCACACCAGCTCTCCGAGTTTATCAACGACCACATCGGCATGAATTTCTCGAGTTATGTAAACAACTACAGGGTGGAGGAGGCCAAGGAGCTCCTTATCAGCAACCCGGACCAGAGCGCCCTGTCCATCGGACTTGAGGTGGGGTTCGGCTCCAAGCCTTCGTTTAATACTATCTTCAAGCAGAAAACCGGCATGACCCCCCTGGAGTACAGGAAAAAGGGTATAGCCATATAA
- a CDS encoding glucose 1-dehydrogenase, which yields MRLLGKIALVTGGGRGIGRGIALALAREGADIAFNYRRDADAAKSTGAEIVALGRRTLSVQADVTYYEQVKAAVAKTVETFGRIDILVNNAGIASRGRFVGDTEADEMERLFKIHVMGAFYFIREALPIIRKQKRGDIINISSVSPFSCMAGHAPYAVAKAGLNALSSVLAKEEVGHNIRVNTIACGLIETDMGTRLVNGMGMDIKDLAKNLPFGRVCQPQDVGNLCVFLCSDEGDYISGHPIFLDGGAVY from the coding sequence TTGAGATTATTGGGGAAAATTGCCCTGGTTACAGGTGGTGGCAGGGGCATCGGCAGAGGTATCGCGCTGGCCCTGGCCCGTGAGGGGGCCGATATCGCGTTCAATTACAGGCGCGACGCCGACGCCGCGAAATCCACCGGAGCGGAGATCGTGGCCCTGGGACGTCGTACCCTGTCGGTACAGGCCGATGTCACCTATTACGAGCAGGTCAAGGCCGCCGTGGCTAAAACCGTAGAGACCTTCGGCAGGATTGATATACTGGTAAACAACGCAGGCATAGCCTCGCGCGGGCGGTTCGTCGGGGATACCGAGGCGGATGAGATGGAGAGGCTTTTCAAAATACACGTGATGGGGGCCTTCTATTTCATTAGGGAGGCGCTGCCCATAATCAGGAAACAGAAGCGCGGCGATATCATCAATATCTCTTCGGTCAGCCCCTTCAGTTGCATGGCCGGGCACGCTCCCTATGCGGTGGCCAAGGCGGGCCTCAACGCCCTGTCCTCCGTCCTGGCCAAGGAGGAGGTGGGCCACAATATCAGGGTGAACACCATCGCCTGCGGCCTGATAGAGACCGACATGGGCACACGCCTGGTCAATGGTATGGGAATGGACATTAAGGACCTGGCTAAAAATTTGCCGTTCGGACGTGTCTGCCAGCCGCAGGATGTCGGCAACCTCTGTGTTTTCCTGTGCTCCGACGAGGGTGACTATATATCGGGGCACCCGATCTTCCTGGACGGCGGCGCCGTCTATTAG